In a single window of the Pseudodesulfovibrio profundus genome:
- a CDS encoding ribonuclease HII: MNQTVLFSANGYVETEIAGVDEAGRGCLAGPVVAGACVLPAEYDLPGLNDSKQLKAKDREFLYDGIRAQAIAWSIGVSWPREIEAVNILEATFLAMSRAVRTLKTSPRFLRIDGDKTIPGYALRQEIPQEAVIKGDGTVPAISAASILAKTFRDRLMVKLAKRYPGYAISQHMGYGTKVHMEAIRQLGPSPIHRMTFRGVKPEKPAQQQASLF; encoded by the coding sequence ATGAACCAAACAGTATTGTTCTCAGCAAACGGGTACGTCGAAACGGAAATAGCGGGCGTGGATGAAGCAGGGCGTGGATGCCTTGCCGGTCCTGTGGTTGCTGGTGCATGCGTGCTCCCGGCGGAGTATGACCTGCCCGGTTTGAACGATTCCAAGCAGCTCAAGGCAAAAGATCGGGAATTCCTCTACGACGGTATCCGTGCGCAAGCGATAGCCTGGTCCATTGGTGTTTCCTGGCCGCGCGAAATTGAAGCGGTCAATATCCTCGAAGCCACATTCCTGGCCATGTCTCGCGCTGTTCGGACCCTGAAAACGTCACCCCGTTTTCTGCGCATCGATGGTGATAAGACCATCCCCGGGTACGCTCTCAGGCAGGAAATTCCGCAGGAGGCTGTGATCAAGGGGGATGGTACGGTCCCGGCGATTTCCGCTGCCTCCATCCTTGCCAAAACCTTTCGCGATAGGCTGATGGTCAAGCTCGCCAAACGGTATCCGGGCTACGCCATTTCCCAGCATATGGGCTATGGCACCAAGGTGCACATGGAAGCTATTCGCCAACTCGGACCAAGCCCCATACATCGCATGAC